The Ignavibacteriota bacterium genome has a window encoding:
- a CDS encoding ABC transporter ATP-binding protein, whose translation MSQPTFEAVNLTKRYEDGVLALDHVSFEVHPGQIYAMLGANGAGKTTTINIFLNFLEPTEGEARINGICTHTEPLMAKAQIAYVSENVMLYPAFTAMQNLDYFTRLGGRNLHTQDDYHRVLERVGLQPEAHDKKLRGFSKGMRQKCGLAIAILKNAPAIVLDEPTSGLDPQAGYEFTQLLTSLRDEGKAILMSTHDIFRAREIASTVGILNRGRLVMQRSATELGGANLEQLYLEHIAGHAA comes from the coding sequence ATGTCGCAGCCAACATTTGAAGCCGTCAACCTCACCAAGAGATACGAGGATGGGGTCCTGGCCCTGGACCACGTGTCGTTTGAAGTACATCCGGGACAGATCTACGCCATGCTGGGAGCGAATGGGGCCGGGAAGACCACGACGATCAACATCTTCCTCAACTTCCTCGAGCCCACGGAAGGCGAAGCGCGCATCAACGGTATCTGCACCCACACCGAACCCCTCATGGCGAAGGCGCAGATCGCATACGTGTCGGAGAACGTGATGCTGTATCCTGCATTCACGGCCATGCAGAATCTGGACTACTTCACACGGTTGGGCGGAAGGAATTTGCACACACAGGACGACTACCACCGGGTGTTGGAACGGGTGGGGCTGCAACCGGAGGCGCACGACAAGAAACTGCGTGGATTCTCGAAAGGGATGCGGCAGAAATGCGGGCTGGCGATCGCCATCCTCAAGAACGCTCCGGCCATCGTTCTGGACGAGCCGACCTCCGGACTCGACCCGCAGGCGGGATATGAATTCACCCAACTCCTGACCTCGTTGCGGGATGAAGGGAAGGCGATCCTCATGTCCACCCACGATATCTTCCGCGCACGGGAGATCGCCAGCACCGTCGGGATCCTGAACCGTGGACGCCTGGTGATGCAACGGTCCGCCACCGAACTCGGCGGCGCCAATCTGGAACAACTCTATCTCGAGCATATCGCCGGCCACGCGGCCTGA
- a CDS encoding ABC transporter permease subunit, with product MLRLLIIKEIRDIIGSTKFAVTFGVCSVLVLLVFVVGARSYHTAVGQHEAAKRENLRRMEGITDWIQVRDMNVYLPPQPLSAIVAGVANDIGRTVTVEGRGELTAHDSRYGDEPMLAVFRQFDLEFLFTVVLSLFAILFSFDAVSGEKERGTLRLTFASPVPRRTFIAGKLLGSYLTLVVSLLLPLAAGSALLTVLGVPMTGDDWVRLAFIIGAGFLYLGVFLSLSVLVSAMTTRSTTSFLVLLVVWIVAVLIVPRAAVLFAGRAVDVPSVDAVAAQKAKFSAGLWGEDRAAMAAFRPSKSGDMQAMMQEFQQMMQKIADERDRKMREFASRVNEDRRNRQDVQEAVAFSIARLSPAACFTLAATRLAGTSFEMKQHFLAATERYQKAFAGFMVAKTGMNPGGRMVVMRVVVDDEKKPEPINTNEIPAFSYTPMQYADVAGGTALDIILLLAVNLLFIVGAVAAFLRYDVR from the coding sequence ATGCTGCGTCTCCTGATCATCAAAGAGATCCGCGATATCATCGGATCCACAAAATTCGCCGTCACATTCGGGGTGTGCTCCGTCCTCGTCCTGCTGGTCTTCGTGGTCGGTGCCCGGTCGTATCATACGGCGGTCGGACAACATGAAGCTGCCAAACGGGAGAACCTCCGCCGGATGGAGGGGATCACCGATTGGATACAGGTTCGTGATATGAACGTGTACCTTCCTCCACAGCCGCTTTCGGCGATCGTCGCCGGCGTGGCGAATGATATCGGTCGCACCGTGACCGTGGAAGGGCGCGGGGAGCTGACCGCGCACGACAGCCGCTACGGCGACGAACCGATGCTCGCGGTGTTCCGTCAGTTCGACCTCGAGTTCCTCTTTACGGTCGTTCTTTCGCTGTTCGCGATCCTGTTCTCTTTCGACGCGGTCAGCGGCGAAAAGGAGCGCGGCACGCTGCGGCTCACGTTCGCTTCCCCGGTCCCACGACGCACGTTCATTGCAGGCAAGCTGTTGGGATCCTATCTCACACTGGTCGTCTCCCTCCTTCTGCCTCTGGCCGCCGGGTCCGCTCTCCTCACGGTACTCGGCGTGCCGATGACAGGGGACGATTGGGTTCGCCTTGCCTTCATCATCGGCGCAGGGTTCCTGTATCTCGGCGTGTTCCTGTCTCTTTCGGTCTTAGTCTCCGCCATGACCACCCGTTCCACAACCTCGTTCCTCGTCCTTCTGGTCGTCTGGATCGTGGCGGTGCTCATCGTTCCCCGTGCGGCAGTGCTCTTCGCCGGCCGGGCTGTGGATGTCCCCTCGGTCGACGCCGTGGCCGCTCAGAAGGCAAAGTTCAGCGCCGGACTCTGGGGCGAGGACCGCGCCGCAATGGCGGCGTTCCGGCCGTCGAAGAGCGGTGACATGCAGGCGATGATGCAGGAATTCCAGCAGATGATGCAGAAGATCGCGGACGAGCGCGATAGGAAGATGCGGGAATTTGCTTCGAGGGTGAATGAAGATCGGCGCAATCGTCAGGATGTGCAGGAAGCCGTGGCCTTCAGCATCGCCCGGCTGTCACCCGCGGCGTGTTTCACGCTCGCCGCCACGCGATTGGCGGGGACATCCTTCGAGATGAAGCAGCATTTCCTGGCGGCAACGGAGCGGTATCAAAAAGCATTCGCCGGATTCATGGTCGCAAAGACCGGCATGAATCCGGGTGGACGGATGGTGGTGATGCGCGTCGTGGTGGACGACGAGAAGAAGCCCGAACCGATCAACACGAACGAGATCCCGGCTTTTTCCTATACACCCATGCAGTACGCGGATGTTGCCGGGGGCACGGCGCTGGATATCATCCTGCTTCTCGCCGTGAACCTCCTGTTCATCGTCGGCGCCGTGGCGGCCTTCCTCCGGTACGACGTGCGGTGA
- a CDS encoding ABC transporter permease, which translates to MFTTVVMKELKGILLSQKFTLTFGVVAVLILMSIAAGISEYSAGARQYDTAVQLAEQELREASNWMSINARALRPPDPLLVFVSGIHNDIGRLSGINGRETVKLLHSVYADDPIFAVFRSLDLMFIVQVVLSLFAILFTYDAITGERESGTLQLSLANPLPRRIYILAKATGIWTGLLLSLSIPMILGLLIVSLAGVPLSASDWLRIGALLIGSLLYFSVWVAAGVAISTWTRTPSASFMACLVLWICTVLILPRIGVLAAEQMIGVPTVAEVDAQKDGFEKAAWEKQMAGMGDRWKEREVAMQGFSKEQRDAYRDEHMWQWMQEEDAGRKKVQAEIDAYGLRLQEEVRNKRAAQERVALTLARSSPAAVYQLAAMEIARTSVGLKSTTEASMEEYRKIFTAHVDRKQQESGGTGGFRITVDSEKGFSFSAPRERGTLDISDLPRYQSMPAPADRLMADAGWDGLLLFLFALASLALAVVGFHRYDVR; encoded by the coding sequence ATGTTCACCACCGTAGTCATGAAGGAACTGAAGGGCATCCTGCTCAGCCAGAAATTCACGCTGACCTTCGGCGTCGTTGCGGTGCTCATCCTGATGAGCATCGCCGCCGGGATCAGTGAATATTCGGCCGGGGCACGGCAGTACGACACCGCCGTGCAACTCGCCGAGCAGGAACTCCGCGAGGCCTCGAACTGGATGTCCATCAACGCCCGCGCCCTGCGTCCGCCCGACCCGCTGCTGGTCTTCGTCAGCGGGATCCACAACGATATCGGCCGGCTCTCCGGGATCAACGGACGGGAGACTGTGAAGCTTCTGCACAGCGTCTACGCCGACGACCCCATCTTTGCCGTGTTCCGCTCCCTGGACCTCATGTTCATCGTCCAGGTCGTGCTGTCGCTGTTCGCGATCCTGTTCACGTATGATGCGATCACGGGTGAACGCGAGAGCGGAACACTCCAGCTTTCGCTTGCGAATCCGCTCCCCCGACGGATCTACATTCTTGCAAAAGCGACCGGGATCTGGACAGGTTTGCTGCTGTCACTCTCCATCCCCATGATCCTGGGTCTTCTCATCGTTTCACTCGCCGGAGTGCCCCTCTCGGCCTCCGACTGGCTGCGCATTGGTGCGCTGCTGATAGGTTCGTTGCTGTACTTTTCTGTCTGGGTGGCAGCGGGGGTCGCCATCTCTACATGGACCCGCACGCCGTCCGCCTCATTCATGGCATGCCTGGTCCTCTGGATCTGCACGGTTCTTATCCTTCCCAGGATCGGCGTCCTCGCCGCCGAACAGATGATCGGGGTCCCGACCGTCGCGGAGGTGGATGCGCAAAAGGATGGCTTTGAGAAGGCGGCATGGGAGAAACAGATGGCCGGGATGGGCGACCGCTGGAAGGAACGGGAAGTGGCGATGCAGGGCTTCTCCAAAGAACAGCGCGATGCATACCGCGACGAACACATGTGGCAGTGGATGCAGGAGGAGGATGCAGGACGGAAGAAGGTCCAGGCGGAGATCGATGCCTACGGCCTGCGCCTTCAGGAGGAAGTGCGCAACAAACGCGCCGCGCAGGAGCGTGTTGCGCTGACGCTCGCACGATCCTCCCCCGCCGCGGTCTATCAACTTGCTGCCATGGAGATAGCACGCACATCCGTCGGTCTGAAGAGCACGACCGAAGCGTCCATGGAGGAGTACCGCAAGATCTTCACTGCTCACGTGGACCGGAAGCAGCAGGAATCGGGCGGCACGGGCGGCTTCAGGATCACGGTGGATTCAGAAAAGGGGTTTTCGTTCAGTGCGCCGCGCGAGCGCGGGACGCTGGATATCAGCGACCTCCCGCGATACCAGAGCATGCCGGCTCCTGCCGATCGACTCATGGCTGATGCCGGGTGGGATGGCCTGCTGCTGTTCCTGTTCGCCCTCGCATCCCTGGCCCTCGCCGTTGTGGGCTTCCACCGGTACGACGTCCGGTGA